The nucleotide window ATGGCACCATCACTCACAAAAAAAAAGAGGGATGGCACCATCAGGTTGTCACTGACCAATTTTTTCTACCTCTTAGCGTTTGTGTATGTTGCACTATTTTACTCGTTCAACAGCCTCGTTATTCCTCCCATGAGCCCCTCTTTTAGTCTGTCAATGGGAAAAAAAGGAGATGATTGCATAGTCAAACATATTACTCTGAACATCTTGTTGTCGGCTGTATATGATGATTCCCATTGGCCATGTCTTGTCGAAGTATAACTTACAAGTATATTAAGTGAGTCGAGTTACAATACTTGTTTTCTTTGACTACATCATGTGGTACACTTGTAAATTGTAAGAGCTTTCCATGGAGACAAGTTCTGCATTGACAAGGAATCCAATATAAATAATTATTGGATGAAAGGGATTTCTACCCAAGTCCATAGCTGGCACTATCATGCTGTGACGGATAAATTTTCTTCGACCTATCGATGTTTTTTTAATGTTAATGTCATTGTTCTGCTTGTTAAACAGACCTTGTTGATCCTCTCAGATGTCCCTCTTTTCATCCCTCTCTTGTGGAAAGAAGGTGAGCAATCGCATAGTCAAACATATTGCTGGTGAGTAGCATATGTCACAACATTTTGGCCGCACCGTTTCTTAGTCTAACATTGGGATGTTTCTCTGCAGCTGCACAAATATAATCCCAGGCTTTATCCTGACGATTCTCATTGACTATGTCTCTTCCAAGTACTTTGTCAGCTCCTCCCCTCCACCGTATTGAGAAGCAGTGAAGCATAAGGATTGTATAAATACTCCTCTTTCTTGAGTAGGTTGCAGGAAGCTATAGGAACCATTTAGCATGACAATGCCCAAAACCAAGTTGAGCTTTTCCCGTATAGCTACTGCAGCTGTTGTCATCCTAACCCTAGGCAGTAGATACAGTAGTTGCTTGCAATTTACTTATCCCAACTTCAACACAATCAATAGGGATGATTTCAGTTTCAGCCCAGGCTCAACAATTGCAGGCGGTGCCTTGCAGATCACACCAAGTACCGGAAACATGCGCCACCGGTCGGGGAGAGTGGTTTATGCAAGGCAAACCCTCAAGCTATGGAACAACAAGCGCATGACGCCCACCTTGTTCAGGACAGATTTCCTGCTCAACATCCTCCCCGGTCAGAATGGGGCTGGAGAAGGTATGGCATTTGTTCTCACAAACAATCCATCGTTGCCCAGCAACAGCAGTGGCCAATGGCTTGGCATATGTAATGCCACGACAGATGGCACGAAGACGGACCCAGTAGTAGCTGTCGAGTTTGACACAAGGAAGAGCTATGAGGATGACCTTGATGGCAACCATATCGGCATCGACATCAACAGCATCAAATCTATTCGGCAGTACCCGCTTAGTAATGTTTCCATCATCCTCTCGAGTGGGACTGATGTATGGGTCAGTATCAGGTACCACGGCACATCAAAATTGTTTCAAGTATTTCTGGTCCAACACAGCATCCGAGGACGGTATGTCTACCAAGGAGATATCTACATTGATCTATCACAGCTTCTGCAGGACAAGATATATCTGGTGTTTGCAGGTTCCACTGGCAACTTCACCCAACTGAATCAGATAAAGTCGTGGAACTTCACCATGATAAATGAATAAGCCTGCGTTTCTTTGGCCTTCGGGCGGCAATTAGTGGGAGATGGAGCTATCGGACGTCGGGTTGCTCTTCACGGGAGGGGCTCGACAACACAACAGTTTCTGCTCCATGACCTCTACTTCCATCATGAGGAAGTGAGTATTGTGGAAAGTTGTAGTATTGTATTGAGAGTGTTGAGTGTTCACTATGGTGTGCTTGTGAAGTTGTACGTTACATTCCTGCTTGTTTTCTGGCCGAATAATTTTATACATGTATCAGTTCTTTTTAATCACTTAAACAGGACCTATCAAACCAATGCTCTGACGATTTCTTAGCATGTCCATTTTTTGTCTTTTTACCGTGCTATAAATTAAACTTTTAATATACCAAAATAAGATTCTCAGATAAAATGAAAGACATATTTTTGAGAGATTGCTTGTTGATCTAATTAAGAAAGAGATTGCAATAGGATTCTAGACAGAAGCAATTATTGGTAAATTCAATTGCGACGAAACATCGTGTGCGATTCAACTAAAAATTGTTAGTCATGACCATCATTCAATTTGTTGTGCTCGATGTTTGGCCCCCTTGTGTGTATTTTCTGGCTGACTGGCTCTGCCATTATTCTTGAAGAAATTTAGGGTTTGAGAAATAATAACTTGGTGATAGTTTGTAGCTTACCGACCTGTCCAAATCTTTGTGGCTGTCATGGAAAATGAGTGAAGCTTCTGACGGTACCTGAAGTCTCAAGCTTTTCAATACAGCCAACATCTTCAATTCTTATATATTCCGTACACCTTGTTCCAGCACTCTTCTTGAACAAATAAAGGGCTTGAGAAATACCATCTTGCTACTAGTTTGTAACTTACTGACTTGCCCGAACCTATGGTCGCTAGAAATAGATCAAGCTTCAGGACCGGAAGCTATTGACACCCAACCTGCcagccgccgccgcaccaccaCACCGTCTCGACACAATTTCACCTCTGCTTCACCCCTTTGGCCATGCCGACCAATCGCGCCCACCTGGTGAAGTACCCACACACGGGCTTCTCCCACCATGCGCCGGTAGCGCGCCACCCAACATCTCCATTGGACTAATCCTGCTCGAAGCCGTTTGAAGTATTTCGCGGACACAAATTTGAACTAGTAACTACTATCAAACGAGCTGTTTGGTATGCTAATGAGAAGCTCAGAGGATGATAAGCAAGAAATTTACCATGTCAGAATTCCTGCAGCAAGCATGCCAATTCACACTCATACTGAAATTTAACAGTGGTGTGTAGAGCACAgagaattcaaaaaatgttcacaagtTTTAAAAAATGTGCATGATTTTGGAAATTGTTCGCGATTTTCATAAAAGTACATGAATTGAAAATTGTAGTGATTTGGAAAACaaagtttttgaaaaaaaaactgtgaatgtgaaaaataaataaaggaaaaaaaataaataaactGTGAATGTGA belongs to Triticum urartu cultivar G1812 chromosome 7, Tu2.1, whole genome shotgun sequence and includes:
- the LOC125525355 gene encoding probable L-type lectin-domain containing receptor kinase S.5 produces the protein MTMPKTKLSFSRIATAAVVILTLGSRYSSCLQFTYPNFNTINRDDFSFSPGSTIAGGALQITPSTGNMRHRSGRVVYARQTLKLWNNKRMTPTLFRTDFLLNILPGQNGAGEGMAFVLTNNPSLPSNSSGQWLGICNATTDGTKTDPVVAVEFDTRKSYEDDLDGNHIGIDINSIKSIRQYPLSNVSIILSSGTDVWVSIRYHGTSKLFQVFLVQHSIRGRYVYQGDIYIDLSQLLQDKIYLVFAGSTGNFTQLNQIKSWNFTMINE